The proteins below come from a single bacterium genomic window:
- a CDS encoding IS21 family transposase gives MSQWAEIRHMHIVDGVPKKEIARRLGLDIKTVRRAVERETAPTKRESPRRARRLDPWREQITGWLLDEPKISAKRIGRLLPKEVGPIQARTIRKYVAELRGDLSPKEAFVHRTHALGDTMEADFGESWAVVGGKLHKVKFLVVTLPGSNTYFAKAYPVERVECLLDGLATAFVWFGGLPRRVVLDNTSLAVKKVLKGTERIENQMFHGFRGGWPVHADFCAPGKGWEKGSVERGVEYVRANVFRPMPNVDSWDALNAQIMTELEHDLDQRRLPDGRTARQAQVAEREHLRPLPDHRPETCRVLTCVANKYGQVHVDRSTYSVPVCHARRPVTVKLFHDQVVIACGGEVVARHERTFREGSTIIDPLHVLELLEKKHRAVSESTAIQQWQLPQVFHQLRAELHGRTRKPDQEWVRILRLLEEHPPSLVELAVTGAIERGSPRLETVQMLLRQESAAPRVAPPLTMDRTDLLAIEVAEPDLSAWDTLCAGGQA, from the coding sequence GTGTCACAGTGGGCAGAGATACGCCACATGCACATCGTCGACGGCGTTCCGAAGAAGGAGATCGCACGTCGCCTAGGCCTGGACATCAAGACGGTCCGCCGTGCGGTCGAGCGCGAGACGGCACCGACGAAGCGGGAGAGCCCTCGACGAGCCCGCCGGCTCGATCCCTGGCGCGAGCAAATCACGGGATGGCTCCTGGACGAGCCGAAGATCTCGGCCAAGCGAATCGGGAGGCTCCTGCCGAAGGAAGTCGGCCCGATCCAGGCGCGTACGATCCGCAAGTACGTTGCGGAGCTGCGCGGCGATCTGTCGCCGAAGGAAGCTTTCGTGCACCGCACGCACGCGCTCGGCGACACGATGGAAGCGGACTTCGGCGAATCGTGGGCAGTGGTCGGCGGCAAGCTCCACAAGGTCAAGTTCCTCGTCGTCACGCTGCCCGGGAGCAACACCTACTTCGCGAAGGCGTACCCAGTCGAGCGGGTCGAGTGTCTGCTCGACGGACTCGCGACGGCCTTCGTCTGGTTCGGCGGCTTGCCGCGCCGAGTCGTGCTCGACAACACTTCGCTCGCGGTGAAGAAGGTCCTCAAGGGCACCGAGCGCATCGAGAACCAGATGTTTCACGGCTTCCGCGGCGGGTGGCCCGTGCACGCAGACTTCTGCGCACCGGGCAAGGGATGGGAGAAGGGGTCCGTCGAACGCGGAGTCGAGTACGTGCGAGCAAACGTCTTCCGTCCAATGCCGAACGTGGATTCATGGGATGCGCTGAACGCGCAGATCATGACCGAGTTGGAGCACGACCTCGATCAACGCCGGCTGCCCGACGGCCGGACGGCGCGTCAAGCCCAGGTCGCCGAGAGAGAACATCTGCGCCCCCTGCCCGATCATCGCCCCGAGACCTGTCGAGTCCTCACCTGTGTGGCGAACAAGTACGGCCAGGTGCACGTGGATCGCTCGACGTACTCGGTGCCTGTGTGCCACGCGCGCCGGCCGGTGACCGTGAAACTCTTCCACGATCAGGTGGTCATTGCATGCGGAGGCGAGGTCGTCGCTCGTCACGAGCGCACCTTCCGCGAGGGCTCGACGATCATCGACCCTCTGCACGTCCTCGAGTTGCTCGAGAAGAAGCACCGCGCAGTCTCGGAATCGACGGCGATCCAGCAATGGCAGCTGCCGCAGGTCTTTCACCAGCTACGTGCCGAGCTCCACGGACGAACGCGCAAGCCCGATCAGGAATGGGTGCGCATTCTCCGCTTGCTCGAGGAACATCCGCCGAGTCTGGTCGAGTTGGCTGTGACAGGCGCGATCGAACGTGGATCGCCCAGACTCGAGACCGTACAGATGCTACTGCGGCAGGAATCGGCGGCGCCGCGAGTGGC